A window of Terriglobia bacterium genomic DNA:
CGCCGGGGTTTGACGGGGGTGTTGCCGCCGCCGGCTGCGGCGCCTTCTCGCTGGGCAAATCTCCCTGCGGCGGAGCGCACGACACCATAACAGCCGCTAGAAGAATGACAAGCCCGTAAAATAGACTCCCTCGCTGGCGGTTCATTCAGAAATCCTCCTTCGGCAAAACAGTAGGTATCAGACGTTTAACAACGGATACCGTTACCGGAAAACTGTTCTATTTTACCTGGAATTCACCCGGCGTGCCGAGGGCGTTTCAAAACATCGTGTTGTTGTTTTTCGATGTCTCGGGGACTTCCTGGACGGCGTCCCAATGCTCGACGATCTTGCCATCTTCCAGCCTGAAGATGTCGATGACCGCCTTCCCCCTGGTACCGGGAACCGCGACATTGTGGCTGTGAACCACGACCAGATCGCCTTCGGCGATCAGTCGCTTGAACTCGACGCGCAATTGCGGATTGGCGCCGGTGATCCACTTGACGAAGCCGATGAACGGTTCCGGTCCGTCGGCAGCGTTCGGATTATGCTGACGGTACTGAGACCCGATATAGCGCTTCACGGCCTCTTCCGGCTGCTTTTGATTGAACGCCATGTCATAAAATGCCTGAACGTTCGCTTTGTTCTGCTCGAGATTGTTTGACATTATTTTCTGCCTTTCAGATACATCAACGGCCAATGAAGGGGAAGAAACCACAAGAAGCACAAAAGGCACAAGAAGAATCTTTTATAGTTTCTATCTGACTCTCACACTCGGCTCAACTGACAGTCCCGGCCATCAGCTGATGGGCCTCGACTGCGTGCTCAGGCCGTAATTTTACGAGCCGCCAACCCTTCGATCTGCTCCCTGCTGGAGAGACCGACCAAGCGGTCTGCTTCACGTCCATCCCTGAAAAGAATCAGCGTCGGGATTCCGCGAAGGTTGAAGCGGGAAGACACGGACGGGTTATCGTCCACGTTGATCTTGTAGACCTTGGCATCACCTTTCAGTTTTTCGGCGGCAGCTTCAACCGCCGGCGCCATCGCGCGGCATGGGCCGCACCAGGGCGCCCAGAAATCGACCAGGATCGGTTCTTCCGACTGCACCAGTTCATCGTCAAGAGCGGCTTCGCTGATGTCACGCACGTAGGTACTCATAGGATCTCCTTTCAACTTCCACTGTCGGATCGGGAAACTGCAAGGCAAGCACCAATCGGTAAATGGTTGAAATTTTTGAGAGAAGGCGAGATCGCGAACGGCGGAGTCGCGAAACACTTCGTGAAATCACGAAGAGAATCGCGAAAGGGCCATTCCCCGCCTTTCCAAGGCGGGGTGCCCGAGCGATCAGCACGTTAGAACGCGAGGGCGGGGCGGTTATCAAGGAACCGCGCAGCGCACATTATTTGTTGATGGAAGTTACTAACCGCCCCGTCTGCGCCGCCAGGGAACGGGCCCATTAATTAATGGCGCAGCCACCCCGCCTTGGAAAGGCGGGGAATGGTCCCCTGGCCCAGGCTTTGTGCGAAGCCCTATCTTCTCGCTCCCTGCGGCAAAGCTTCTTTGCGGAAGCCGGCGGGAGCATCGAAAGTCGACGCCGGTATGGCCTGGTTGTGGAACTCGACGATTTCGCTGACCGACTGTACAGCGCCGTTACGATACGACGTATGCCGGACCGGAATACCGGCAAATCCCTGCTCCTGAACCGTGCCGTTGAACATGATTCGATCGGCGGCGGCCGGTGACATCGCTTTGACGAATTCGGCGAGCTGCCGGGCCACGTCGAAGTCTCCCGGCGCCAGTCCGAATTCTTTCGGATCGACAGTACACACTTCCTCGGTCTTCTGCGCGCCGACGTAGCCCTCATATTTCGTGCATGCCCACTGCCCCACCTTGTCGGAGCCGGCGGCGCGATACTGTACTTTCGGCGCTGGAGCGGCATTCGCGCCCG
This region includes:
- a CDS encoding nuclear transport factor 2 family protein; the protein is MSNNLEQNKANVQAFYDMAFNQKQPEEAVKRYIGSQYRQHNPNAADGPEPFIGFVKWITGANPQLRVEFKRLIAEGDLVVVHSHNVAVPGTRGKAVIDIFRLEDGKIVEHWDAVQEVPETSKNNNTMF
- the trxA gene encoding thioredoxin, with the translated sequence MSTYVRDISEAALDDELVQSEEPILVDFWAPWCGPCRAMAPAVEAAAEKLKGDAKVYKINVDDNPSVSSRFNLRGIPTLILFRDGREADRLVGLSSREQIEGLAARKITA